One Gordonia sp. SID5947 genomic region harbors:
- a CDS encoding carboxymuconolactone decarboxylase family protein, protein MGTPHVAPGDSTTPRVAPGGFRELGPINWMFARGAARVIGVDNARIFSTLGRAKGLFRAWLHFGGRLMPFGALSRKESEMIIIRVAHLRDCDYELDHHRRLGARAGVKGEIFDRVLEGPQAGWGDRERALLQATDELVTAKDISDETWTALRRHLDDGKLIAFVLLVGQYDMLATTIGTLRVQRDTRV, encoded by the coding sequence ATGGGCACTCCGCACGTCGCGCCGGGCGACTCCACCACACCTCGCGTCGCGCCCGGCGGGTTCCGCGAACTCGGACCGATCAACTGGATGTTCGCCCGCGGGGCGGCCCGGGTGATCGGTGTCGACAACGCGCGCATCTTCTCCACCCTTGGCCGGGCGAAGGGCCTGTTCCGTGCCTGGCTGCACTTCGGTGGACGACTGATGCCGTTCGGCGCCTTGTCGCGCAAGGAATCCGAGATGATCATCATCCGGGTCGCGCATCTACGCGATTGCGACTACGAGCTCGATCACCACCGACGGCTGGGCGCTCGTGCGGGTGTCAAGGGTGAGATCTTCGACCGCGTGCTGGAAGGACCCCAGGCCGGCTGGGGCGATCGCGAACGGGCGCTGCTGCAGGCAACCGACGAACTCGTCACCGCCAAGGACATCAGCGACGAGACGTGGACCGCCCTGCGTCGACATCTCGACGACGGCAAGCTGATCGCGTTCGTCCTGCTGGTCGGACAGTACGACATGCTCGCGACGACCATCGGCACGCTGCGGGTGCAGCGGGACACCCGCGTCTGA
- a CDS encoding class I SAM-dependent methyltransferase has product MDSIAQQLMRNPVFSHVYEQLWRPVFTRLFSLGGSGTADFDTALSAYLARPGDRRILDVACGPGNYTRRFADGLSGDGRSIGIDFSPSMLAKAARTNATDRTSYIRADAHSIPFADNSFDTVTCLAALYLIPDPLPVVDELLRVTRPGGEVVIFTSVQTDLTSLPGVREVAGMSGYRIFGRHEIVERLHAAGAEHVEQTITGQGQYVLAVKPDPREADQKSR; this is encoded by the coding sequence ATGGATTCGATTGCGCAGCAGCTGATGCGCAACCCAGTGTTCTCGCATGTGTACGAACAACTCTGGCGGCCGGTCTTCACCCGGCTGTTCAGTCTCGGAGGATCGGGAACCGCAGATTTCGACACCGCACTCTCTGCGTACCTGGCGCGGCCCGGCGACCGGCGCATCCTCGATGTCGCCTGCGGCCCGGGCAATTACACACGTCGTTTCGCCGACGGCCTCAGCGGCGACGGCCGGAGCATCGGCATCGACTTCTCCCCGTCGATGCTGGCAAAGGCGGCCCGTACCAACGCCACCGACCGCACGAGCTACATCCGCGCCGACGCACACTCGATCCCGTTTGCCGACAACAGCTTCGACACCGTCACCTGTCTGGCGGCGCTCTACCTGATCCCGGATCCGCTGCCCGTCGTCGACGAGTTGTTGCGCGTGACGCGCCCCGGTGGCGAGGTGGTGATCTTCACGTCGGTGCAGACCGACCTCACCTCGCTGCCCGGCGTCCGCGAGGTCGCGGGGATGTCGGGCTATCGGATCTTCGGCAGACATGAGATCGTCGAGCGGCTCCACGCGGCCGGGGCCGAGCATGTGGAGCAGACCATCACGGGCCAGGGACAGTACGTGCTCGCGGTCAAGCCGGACCCGCGTGAGGCGGATCAGAAGTCCCGGTAG